One part of the Lepeophtheirus salmonis chromosome 14, UVic_Lsal_1.4, whole genome shotgun sequence genome encodes these proteins:
- the LOC121129416 gene encoding cuticle protein 7-like, translating into MVGKFLIVCLAMTCTLAEKPGPPPAAPVYYRPYPPPPPTTTPPPPPPSPAYKPYGPYPPPPPPPPPPANYAYSYAVLDDESGVDIAADELAENGAIAGSYKVVLPDGRIKTVTYTVEGDSGFVADVQFETTPAPVGDAAAAPAPYPKYYPYPA; encoded by the coding sequence atggTTGGAAAATTCCTCATTGTATGCCTTGCCATGACTTGTACCTTGGCTGAGAAGCCTGGACCTCCTCCAGCTGCACCAGTCTACTACAGACCCTATCCTCCCCCACCACCAACCACTACTCCACCTCCTCCTCCGCCATCACCAGCATACAAGCCATACGGGCCTTACCCTCCTCCCCCACCTCCTCCTCCACCACCAGCAAACTATGCCTACAGCTACGCTGTCCTTGATGATGAATCCGGTGTTGATATCGCTGCTGATGAACTTGCTGAGAATGGTGCCATTGCTGGATCTTACAAGGTTGTTCTTCCCGATGGTCGCATCAAGACTGTCACTTACACCGTTGAAGGAGACAGTGGATTCGTAGCTGATGTTCAGTTTGAGACAACTCCTGCCCCTGTTGGAGATGCTGCTGCTGCTCCAGCTCCATACCCCAAATATTATCCTTATCCCGCTTAA
- the LOC121129419 gene encoding uncharacterized protein, protein MVGKFLIVCLAMTCALAEKPGPPPAAPVYYRPYPPPPPPPTTTPPPPPPPPAYKPYGPYPPPPPPPPPPANYAYSYAVLDDESGVDIAADELAENGAIAGSYKVVLPDGRIKTVTYTVEGDSGFVADVQFETTPAPVGDGAAAPAPYPKYYPYPA, encoded by the coding sequence atggTTGGAAAATTCCTCATTGTATGCCTTGCCATGACTTGTGCCTTGGCTGAAAAGCCTGGACCTCCTCCAGCTGCACCAGTCTACTACAGACCCTATCCTcccccaccaccaccaccaacCACTACTCCACCTCCTCCTCCGCCACCACCAGCATACAAGCCATACGGGCCTTACCCTCCTCCCCCACCTCCTCCTCCACCACCAGCAAACTATGCCTACAGCTACGCTGTCCTTGATGATGAATCTGGTGTTGATATCGCTGCTGATGAACTTGCTGAGAATGGTGCCATTGCTGGATCTTACAAGGTTGTTCTTCCCGATGGTCGCATCAAGACTGTCACTTACACCGTTGAAGGAGACAGTGGATTCGTAGCTGATGTTCAGTTTGAGACAACTCCTGCCCCTGTTGGAGATGGTGCTGCTGCTCCCGCTCCATACCCCAAATATTATCCTTATCCCGCTTAA
- the LOC121129420 gene encoding uncharacterized protein — protein MVGKFLIVCLAMTCALAEKPEPPPAAPVYYRPYPPPPPPPTTTPPPPPPPPAYKPYGPYPPPPPPPPPPANYAYSYAVLDDESGVDIAADELAENGAIAGSYKVVLPDGRIKTVTYTVEGDSGFVADVQFETTPAPVGDAAAAPAPYPKYYPYPA, from the coding sequence ATGGTTGGAAAATTCCTCATTGTATGCCTTGCCATGACTTGTGCCTTGGCTGAAAAGCCTGAACCTCCTCCAGCTGCACCAGTCTACTACAGACCCTATCCTcccccaccaccaccaccaacCACTACTCCACCTCCTCCTCCACCACCACCAGCATACAAGCCATACGGGCCTTACCCTCCTCCCCCACCTCCTCCTCCACCACCAGCAAACTATGCCTACAGCTACGCTGTCCTTGATGATGAATCCGGTGTTGATATCGCTGCTGATGAACTTGCTGAGAATGGTGCCATTGCTGGATCTTACAAGGTTGTTCTTCCCGATGGTCGCATCAAGACTGTCACTTACACCGTTGAAGGAGACAGTGGATTCGTAGCTGATGTTCAGTTTGAGACAACTCCTGCCCCTGTTGGTGATGCTGCTGCTGCTCCCGCTCCATACCCCAAATATTATCCTTATCCCGCTTAA
- the LOC121129708 gene encoding cuticle protein 21-like: MVGKFLIVCLAITCALAEKPGLPPPAPVYYRPYPPPPPPTTVPPPPPPPPPAYNYAVLDDESGVDIAADELAENGAVAGSYKVVLPDGRIKTVTYTVEGDSGFVADVQFEAAPAPADDSAAAPAPYPKYYPYPA, from the exons ATGGTTGGAAAATTCCTCATAGTTTGCCTTGCCATCACATGTGCCTTGGCTGAAAAGCCTGGACTTCCTCCACCCGCACCTGTATACTACAGACCCTATCCTCCCCCACCTCCACCTACCACTGTTCCACCACCACCTCCTCCACCACCACCAGCATACAA CTACGCTGTCCTCGATGATGAATCTGGTGTTGATATCGCTGCTGATGAACTTGCTGAGAATGGTGCCGTTGCTGGATCCTACAAGGTTGTTCTTCCCGATGGTCGAATCAAGACTGTCACTTACACCGTTGAAGGAGACAGTGGATTCGTTGCTGATGTTCAATTTGAGGCTGCTCCTGCCCCAGCTGATGATTCTGCTGCAGCTCCTGCTCCATACCCCAAATATTATCCTTATCCTGCTTAA